A genome region from Sceloporus undulatus isolate JIND9_A2432 ecotype Alabama chromosome 1, SceUnd_v1.1, whole genome shotgun sequence includes the following:
- the ACKR3 gene encoding atypical chemokine receptor 3, with amino-acid sequence MNAVDLPPIFELVEVENLTEANLTCSNGDCITVDSLSCPPTLNKTALLYTLSIFYIFIFMIGLVANFVVVWMNFQAKTTGYETHLYIFNLAVADLCVIITLPVWVISLIQNSQWHMGEITCKITHLMFSINLYGSIFFLACMSVDRYLSVAYFTTSSNAKKKRLRRCICIFVWLFAFFVSLPDTYYLKTVSSNNETYCRPDYPEENAREWLAGMELSSVFLGFIIPFPVIAIFYCLLAKTVSASNDQERKSNGKVIFAYVIVFLVCWLPYHVAVLLDFFLAFHFIPFSCQMENFLYAALHVTQCFSLVHCCINPILYSFINRNYKYELMKAFIFKYSAKTGLTKLIDTSRVSEMEYSALDPNVK; translated from the coding sequence ATGAACGCTGTTGACTTGCCTCCTATATTTGAACTTGTAGAAGTCGAGAACCTCACTGAAGCCAATCTCACTTGCAGCAATGGAGACTGTATCACTGTGGACTCCTTATCATGCCCACCTACCCTCAACAAGACTGCCCTGCTCTACACTCTCTCCATcttttatatctttatatttatGATAGGCCTCGTGGCCAATTTTGTGGTTGTGTGGATGAACTTCCAGGCCAAAACAACTGGCTACGAAACTcacctctatatctttaatctggCAGTTGCTGACCTCTGCGTGATCATCACTCTTCCAGTCTGGGtgatctcccttatccagaatagTCAGTGGCACATGGGAGAAATCACTTGCAAGATTACTCACCTTATGTTTTCTATCAACCTCTATGGGAGCATCTTCTTCTTGGCCTGCATGAGTGTGGATCGTTATCTCTCTGTGGCCTACTTCACAACCTCCAGCAATGCTAAGAAGAAGAGACTCCGCCGTTGCATCTGCATCTTTGTGTGGCTTTTTGCCTTCTTTGTGTCTCTTCCCGATACTTATTACCTTAAGACGGTTTCTTCCAACAATGAAACTTACTGCCGCCCTGACTATCCAGAGGAGAATGCCAGGGAGTGGTTAGCTGGCATGGAACTGAGCTCTGTTTTTCTTGGTTTTATCATCCCCTTTCCTGTCATTGCcattttctactgtcttctagcAAAAACAGTATCAGCCTCTAATGACCAGGAGAGAAAGAGCAATGGGAAAGTAATTTTCGCCTATGTCATCGTCTTCCTTGTCTGCTGGCTGCCATACCATGTTGCTGTCTTGCTTGACTTCTTCCTGGCCTTTCATTTCATACCTTTCAGCTGCCAAATGGAGAACTTCCTTTATGCAGCCCTACATGTCACTCAGTGTTTCTCCCTGGTTCACTGCTGCATCAATCCCATACTCTACAGCTTCATCAACCGAAACTATAAGTATGAACTCATGAAAGCATTTATCTTTAAGTACTCAGCTAAAACTGGACTTACTAAGCTGATTGACACTTCCAGGGTTTCAGAAATGGAGTACTCTGCTCTGGATCCAAATGTTAAATAA